The sequence CAGGGCGGCTGCCGGAGCTGGTACCTGGACGCCACGGGTCGCAACTCCGCCCTCTGGCCCGGCACCACCTCCTCCTTCCGCCGCCGGGTGGAGCACTTCGAGCCCTCCGAGTACGTCACGCTCCCCCGGCCGGTCTCCCGCCTACCCGCACGGTCCTGATGCCGTGCGTCATGGGGCGGCCTCGCAACTCCCGGAGGCTTCCGGCGATAATCCAGGCAAAGCAGCACTTGTTTCTCTGGGGAGAGAAGCCATGGGGGTTGACGGAATTGGCCGCGGCGGCGCACGCCCGGTGGTGAGCACGGATGCTTCGCAGAACGCACGGCCGGTGGTGAGCCCCCGTCCGCAGACGAACGCGAACCCGGTCGGTGACTTCTTCAAGGACTCCTTCGACAAGGCCAAGAGCACCGGCGGCGTCATTGGCGGCGTCATCGGTAGCGTGCTGGGCGGCCCGGTGGGCGGCATCATCGGCGGCCAGGTGGGCGGCGCCATCAGCGACGCCATCCAGGCCTCCAAGGACGCGGCGAAGCTGAAGGAGACGAAGGACGTCCTGAAGAACTCGCCCACGGGCGCGGCGGCCGTGAAGTACATGGAGGACCACAACATCCCGGTGGAGTTCGCCGACGGTGGTGGCTCCTACTGGGACGGCAACAAGATCGTCATCGACCGCAGCCAGGACCCGCAGGAAGCGGCCCTGACGCTGGTGCATGAGATCAACCACGCGAAGGCGACCATCGACGGTCCCCGCGCGGATGTGCAGAACCAGACGCGCGACGACTACGTGAACACGCTCCTCAACGAGGAGACGCGCGGCACGGTGGACAGCATCCGGGCCAAGAACGAGCTGGTCGCCGCGGGCGACAACGTCACCGCCACCTTCCCGCTGGAGGCCGAGTACAACGCGGCCTCGAAGAAGGCCATCGACGAGGCGAAGGCGAAGGACCCGTCGCTCACCGAAGCGCAACTGCGTGAAATCGGTGACAAGGCGGGATACGATGCGGTCCTCAACGGCTTCAAGACGGGCGCGGTGGTGACCAGCACCAACGGTCAGAACTATCCCGACTACTACGGCCAGGGCTGGGACGCGGCGCACCCGTCACGCTAAATGCATCGTGTCCTCGTCGCAGCCTTGTGGGTGATGGCCACCACGCACTGTGACACGGCCCGGCCCGCGAAGGCCGGGACCCAGGAGGAACCGAAGGTGAATGCGGACGCCGAGACGTTGCAGCGCATCGAGCGGGTGGACCCGGTGCACGCCGGGACCATCCAGCAGAACCTGGCGGCCACGGCCTTCACGCGCCAGCCGCTGGGCTTCTACCAGCGCTTCCAGCTGGTGACGGTGGACGTGCGGCTGCCTCACCGGGCGCTGCGCTTCAAGTACGCGGACGACGGCAAGGTCGCGGTCAACCTCACGCCGGCCACCGCCGAGGCCATCTACAAGGTCAACCAGGACGAGTCGCTGAGCCTGGAGGCCGCGGAGGTGCCCGCCTACCTGCGCTTCTTCGTGGAGAACACCGAGGGCGGCAAGCGCCGCCTGGTGGAGCGCGCGGAGGACGTGCAGTGGCTGCCCGCCACCAACACGGACCCGGCGCTCGGTGCGCGCAAGGCGGAGGCCGTCGCGAAGCTGCACCCCGTGAAGGTCTCCGACAGCGCGGAGGGCTTCCAGGCGTCCGCGCTGGTGCTCGTGGGCAACCAGCTGCTCGCGTGTGACTTCACCGTGCGCAAGGGCGGCAAGGTCCAGCTCGTGAAGCAGGAAGTGGCGGCGGAGTCGCTGCCCGTGCCCGCCGTCCGCTGAGGCCGCCGCTCAGGCCTTCTTCGTGCGCTTGCGCGTCGCGGTCTTCCTCGCGGTGGCGGGCGCACGCTTCTTCGTCGTCGCACGGCGGGCCGCCACGGCGGTCCGCGTCTTCTTCGCGCCGGAGCGCTTGGCGGCGGGCTTCGCGCGCTCCTGCGTCGCGTGGTAGTGCTCCAGCAGCTTCGTGCCCTTGGCGGCCAGCCGCTTCGCTCCGGCGGTGTCCTTGGGCACGGGCTCTCCCCACGCACGGGCGGAGAGGGCGAGGCGCGTGGGCTCTCCCTTGTCATCCACCATGGGCCCACGCGGGTGGGTGAAGTGGCGGCGCAGGAAGCTGCCCTTGCGGCGCATCTTCTCCGGCGTGTCCGCCTTGCCCTTCACGCCGGGCTTGAGGTTCGCGCCCTCCTTCTCGTGGAACCACTCGCGGCCCGCCTCCGTGAGGCCACCCTTCGGATCCTTCAGGCGCTTCCGGGTCGGGGAACGGGTCGGCATCGGGCGTGCTCCTCTCGGACTGCGGTGGACGCTTGCGCAAGAGAGGTAGGTCTTCCCGGCCGTGATGGCATGCGGCGAATGGCCGCCTGCTCCCTACGGCGTGGGCTTCGCCTCCGGGGGCACGAGTGAATCCGCCAGCGCACGGATGGCGCGCGCATGGGCGTGCCAGAGGTCCTTGCCGTCGAAGACGGCCAGCGGACGCTGGGGCGGAAGTCCTCGCGCCTCGAAGTCCTGGCCCGTCATGTCGGTGTAGTGCTCGTTCGACAGGTGGACCGTCCATCCATTGGGCAGCGGCTTGACGAGCATGTCCGAGAACGCGCCCCGCGTGGCCGTGCCCACCTGGACGACGTTCGGCAGCGCGCGCAGGGCCAGCACGAGGACCTCGCCCGCGCTGACGGTGACGTCGCTCGTCACCACGTACACCGGCCCGTGGAAGGACGGACGCCGTGTGGGCTGGAGGGTGAACACCTGGGGCGGGACGTCCTTCGCGCCCGTCGCCCACTTCGTGTACGCGCGCCGGGGTTGATCCGTGAAGCGCTCCGCGATGGCGCGGGCGACGGCGTCGTGGCCGCCCCGGTTGTTGCTCACGTCCAGGATGAGCGCTTCCGCGCCCGCGAAGGCCGTCAGCGCTTCATCCAGCACCGGCTCCAGCGCCGCCAGCTCCCGGGCCAGCGTGGGCGTCTGGCCTTCCGCTTCGGGCACGAAGCCGCCCATCGTCAGCACGTTGAGATAGGCGA is a genomic window of Corallococcus macrosporus containing:
- a CDS encoding DUF6321 domain-containing protein, with product MPTRSPTRKRLKDPKGGLTEAGREWFHEKEGANLKPGVKGKADTPEKMRRKGSFLRRHFTHPRGPMVDDKGEPTRLALSARAWGEPVPKDTAGAKRLAAKGTKLLEHYHATQERAKPAAKRSGAKKTRTAVAARRATTKKRAPATARKTATRKRTKKA